In one Chryseobacterium camelliae genomic region, the following are encoded:
- a CDS encoding DUF6591 domain-containing protein, whose protein sequence is MTTKKYFYILAISTSAFLIQSCNKSEKVENTDKIEDVSSLEAPESVENTSLATDTSSNGATSSTDPKNIDKMLDDYEEYVDKYITYAKKIQAGDTSVMKEYTEIMEKANDYAESMDKIKDEDQITPEQMKRMLEIQAKMTGAIVTK, encoded by the coding sequence ATGACAACTAAAAAATATTTTTACATCTTAGCTATTTCAACAAGTGCATTCTTAATTCAATCTTGTAATAAATCTGAAAAAGTTGAAAACACCGATAAAATAGAAGATGTTTCATCTTTAGAAGCACCAGAATCAGTTGAGAATACTTCTTTAGCTACTGATACGAGTTCTAATGGTGCAACTTCATCAACTGATCCAAAAAACATAGATAAAATGCTTGATGATTATGAAGAATATGTAGATAAATATATTACTTATGCTAAGAAAATTCAAGCGGGTGATACATCTGTTATGAAAGAATATACTGAAATCATGGAAAAAGCAAATGACTATGCTGAAAGTATGGATAAAATAAAAGATGAAGACCAAATAACACCTGAGCAAATGAAAAGAATGCTTGAAATACAAGCTAAAATGACTGGTGCTATAGTAACTAAGTAA
- a CDS encoding sce7725 family protein — protein sequence MYFPFIIAKQFDIDALNEIDLKYYKKFIPVIIPKDIKNCKKNVAKLAAKNIKFILVLNCGKKNYPTMKEVVDNFINDALSEYENYSIAYVIKESTRKVQIERYLNTFPNFEKSLIHQFEFTDTSYIKGLNNIEYNFYNIKSVDENYIVETSNNNTVLINDGFNKQKRNVDYPKQSDFLSKYYNYKKNSVTGFGDYTIIGDGDSTGFAAFAVALHLTVIKKPNIFIYHFASDDKDGQKNIGRKYLYAVGELIKFVDQNKIFNTSGIDGFRNNFDTKHYPGLGIAKKYSIKNHIEQIVNVI from the coding sequence ATGTACTTTCCATTTATTATTGCTAAGCAATTTGATATTGATGCATTGAATGAAATTGATCTAAAATACTATAAGAAATTCATTCCTGTAATTATTCCAAAAGATATAAAAAATTGCAAAAAGAATGTAGCAAAATTAGCAGCAAAAAATATAAAATTTATCTTAGTATTAAATTGCGGTAAAAAGAACTATCCAACTATGAAAGAAGTTGTTGATAATTTTATTAATGATGCATTATCTGAATATGAAAATTATTCTATAGCCTATGTAATTAAAGAGTCTACAAGAAAAGTTCAAATCGAAAGATATTTAAATACATTTCCAAACTTTGAAAAATCACTAATTCATCAGTTTGAATTTACTGATACATCTTACATCAAAGGCTTAAACAATATTGAGTATAATTTTTACAATATAAAATCTGTTGATGAAAATTACATTGTTGAAACCTCTAACAATAATACCGTTTTAATAAATGACGGATTTAATAAACAAAAAAGAAATGTTGATTATCCAAAACAAAGTGATTTTTTATCGAAGTACTATAATTATAAAAAAAATAGTGTTACTGGATTTGGCGATTATACAATCATAGGAGATGGTGACTCTACAGGATTCGCTGCTTTTGCAGTAGCACTACATCTAACTGTAATAAAAAAACCAAATATTTTTATATATCATTTTGCATCTGATGATAAAGATGGTCAAAAAAATATTGGACGAAAATATTTATATGCTGTGGGAGAGTTGATTAAATTTGTTGATCAAAATAAAATTTTTAATACTTCTGGTATAGATGGATTCAGAAATAATTTTGATACTAAACATTATCCTGGCTTAGGAATAGCAAAGAAATATTCTATTAAAAATCATATTGAACAAATTGTTAACGTCATATAA
- a CDS encoding sce7726 family protein, whose protein sequence is MKIKSKLNSSDYASIAKLFSPIYIDYFANNQFKEISNLVELFKHYISFENDFTILDAYDSIYKVLEKQYKNEYVFKNKIFKKLVLSNHDMFSCVAIPEFNVESSKADLAVFNGTSTVYEIKSEIDTTDRLSSQLNDYNSFFEHVNIVISEKHLEKVKKIITENVGVFILSQNNKIVKDRDSKSNIDNINHKALFYSLRKPEYLYIIKSKYGFEPRVPNTIIFEYCFDLFKKIDISEAHILTLQALKHRLLKKEQIDLIKTLPDSLKTISLTKRYNRIKCENILQNIQKTYS, encoded by the coding sequence ATGAAAATTAAATCGAAACTAAATAGCTCTGATTATGCTTCTATTGCAAAATTGTTTTCACCAATTTATATAGACTATTTTGCTAATAATCAATTTAAAGAAATAAGTAATCTCGTCGAACTATTTAAACATTATATTTCATTTGAAAATGATTTTACAATATTGGATGCTTATGATAGCATCTATAAAGTATTAGAAAAGCAATACAAAAATGAATATGTTTTTAAAAATAAAATTTTTAAAAAATTAGTTCTATCGAATCATGATATGTTTTCATGTGTTGCTATTCCTGAGTTTAATGTTGAATCATCAAAAGCTGATTTAGCTGTTTTTAATGGTACATCAACTGTATATGAGATTAAATCAGAAATAGATACTACTGATAGACTTTCTTCGCAATTAAATGATTATAATAGTTTTTTTGAACACGTAAATATCGTAATTTCTGAAAAACATCTAGAAAAAGTAAAAAAAATTATAACTGAGAATGTTGGAGTATTTATACTTAGTCAAAACAATAAAATAGTAAAAGATAGAGATTCAAAATCTAATATTGATAACATTAATCACAAGGCTCTTTTCTATTCATTACGAAAACCAGAATATTTATATATAATTAAGTCTAAATATGGTTTTGAACCCAGAGTACCAAATACTATAATTTTTGAATATTGTTTCGATCTATTTAAAAAAATTGATATAAGTGAAGCACATATATTAACATTACAAGCATTAAAACATAGATTGTTAAAGAAAGAACAGATTGATTTAATCAAAACCTTACCAGATTCTTTAAAAACAATATCTTTAACTAAAAGATATAATAGAATTAAATGTGAAAATATTTTACAAAATATTCAGAAAACATATTCATAA
- a CDS encoding ABC1 kinase family protein, with protein MIMFDKQQRKLKRSARLFSVLSKYGFKDVLARMQGGKKADETSEEIVSKGTVYERIRLVLEELGPTFVKLGQTFSNREDLLPKELIQELQKLQDKVDTVEMNVEEILENEFNISVDEHFINIQKDPLATASIAQVYKGVLLDGTEVILKIKKPDVQTVIEDDLLLIKDLEKLVSSYSEIGEKLNLKQAVSTFEKSLLEEVSLINEKENILQFRRNFKNNKETYVPKVYEEFCNNNILCMEFIDGIKVTDTAVLLANDIDPVPVSEAGLRLFVSQILDYGFFHADPHAGNILVTKDGKIVFIDFGAVGKIPPNDKEVLENLIVSFVAKNPHKIVRYLKKMAISYQIPDERRFENDVEDILNFVHSSSLKEINAQVIINKMKDVLKDNRLYMPDYFYLLFKGITLIEGVGRSINPELDIVKSLQPYTKKIFTRKINPKNLLKTGMDRMMNFTDNVDEIPKELRSVLQKLDENKFTVSSEIKNIEKTNQLIKSSVVNLILTMVLGANMIATAIVFVSESGPRIGELSLVAVLGFIFSVFLVIVILLRITRK; from the coding sequence ATGATTATGTTCGATAAGCAGCAACGAAAACTCAAAAGATCAGCCAGGTTATTTTCTGTATTAAGCAAATACGGATTTAAAGATGTATTGGCAAGAATGCAGGGCGGAAAAAAAGCAGATGAAACATCGGAGGAGATTGTTTCCAAAGGAACTGTTTACGAGAGAATTCGATTGGTGCTGGAAGAATTGGGACCGACTTTTGTAAAATTAGGACAGACTTTCAGTAACAGAGAAGATTTGCTTCCTAAAGAACTGATTCAGGAATTACAAAAGCTGCAGGATAAAGTCGATACCGTAGAAATGAATGTAGAGGAAATTCTTGAAAATGAGTTTAATATTTCTGTGGATGAGCATTTTATCAATATTCAAAAAGATCCGTTGGCAACCGCTTCTATTGCTCAGGTGTATAAAGGAGTTTTGCTTGATGGAACCGAAGTGATCCTAAAAATTAAAAAACCGGATGTTCAGACGGTTATTGAGGATGATCTCTTGCTGATCAAAGATCTTGAAAAACTGGTTTCCTCTTACTCGGAAATAGGAGAGAAGCTGAATCTGAAACAGGCAGTTTCTACATTTGAAAAGTCTTTGCTAGAGGAAGTTTCGCTCATTAACGAAAAAGAAAATATACTACAGTTCAGAAGGAATTTTAAAAACAACAAAGAAACTTATGTTCCGAAAGTCTATGAAGAATTTTGCAACAACAATATTCTTTGTATGGAATTTATCGACGGAATAAAAGTTACGGATACCGCTGTTCTTTTAGCGAATGATATTGATCCGGTACCGGTTTCGGAAGCTGGGTTGAGACTTTTTGTCTCTCAGATCTTAGATTACGGGTTTTTCCATGCAGATCCTCACGCAGGGAACATCTTAGTAACAAAAGACGGAAAAATTGTTTTTATAGATTTTGGAGCAGTGGGTAAAATTCCACCTAATGATAAAGAAGTCCTTGAAAATCTGATCGTGAGTTTTGTGGCGAAAAATCCTCACAAAATTGTAAGATACCTGAAAAAAATGGCAATTAGCTACCAAATTCCGGACGAAAGAAGATTTGAAAACGATGTGGAAGATATTTTGAATTTTGTTCACAGCTCTTCCTTGAAAGAAATCAATGCGCAGGTGATTATCAACAAAATGAAAGATGTTTTAAAGGATAACCGATTGTACATGCCGGATTATTTTTATCTTTTATTTAAAGGAATCACTTTGATAGAAGGAGTTGGACGAAGTATCAATCCTGAATTGGATATTGTAAAAAGCTTACAACCTTATACTAAAAAAATATTTACAAGAAAGATCAATCCAAAGAATCTTTTGAAAACCGGAATGGACAGAATGATGAATTTCACCGATAATGTGGACGAAATTCCGAAAGAACTGCGTTCTGTTCTGCAAAAACTGGATGAAAATAAATTCACTGTTTCAAGCGAAATAAAAAATATTGAAAAAACGAATCAGCTCATTAAATCAAGTGTGGTTAATTTGATTTTAACGATGGTTTTAGGAGCTAATATGATTGCAACCGCGATAGTTTTTGTTTCAGAATCCGGACCTAGAATCGGAGAATTGTCATTGGTTGCTGTTTTAGGATTTATCTTTTCAGTATTTTTAGTGATTGTTATTTTGCTGAGAATTACAAGAAAGTGA
- a CDS encoding DEAD/DEAH box helicase — MEKLTFADFDLPVKILDVLADLELFEPTPIQEKSLKPILSGRDVMGIAQTGTGKTLAYLLPVLKTWKYNKSGNPTVLVLVPTRELVVQVTEILEKLTENITARVIGIYGGKNINTQKLLFNEGCDILVGTPGRVMDLSIDNAISLKEVQKLIIDEFDEMLNLGFRPQLTHIFEMMKEKRQNILFSATMTEAVDEMLDEYFASPVEISLAKSGTPLEKIEQTAYKVENFNTKINLLENLLKNQDDMSKVLIFNNNKKHADLLFTKIDELFPGQFDVIHSNKSQNYRLKAMKRFENEEIRGLITTDVMARGLDISDITHVINFETPDIPEQYIHRIGRTGRADKDGKAITFVTKKEEPLILDIELLMDKDLKFIGFPEEVKINPKKIASEEDQVVMKNPAQVKLNDGGGAFHEKKAKNTKENWGGPSKRKAPKKFGANRAQQKAISKSKRKK; from the coding sequence ATGGAAAAACTCACTTTTGCAGATTTTGACCTTCCGGTTAAAATTCTTGATGTTTTAGCAGATTTAGAATTATTTGAACCCACTCCAATCCAGGAAAAAAGCTTGAAACCCATCCTTTCAGGAAGAGATGTAATGGGAATTGCACAGACCGGAACAGGAAAAACATTAGCCTATCTTTTACCGGTTTTGAAAACCTGGAAATACAACAAATCCGGGAATCCAACAGTTTTGGTATTGGTTCCAACGAGAGAATTGGTAGTTCAGGTAACTGAAATTCTTGAAAAATTAACGGAAAACATTACTGCAAGAGTTATCGGAATTTACGGAGGAAAAAATATCAATACACAAAAGTTATTGTTTAACGAGGGTTGTGATATTTTGGTAGGAACTCCGGGAAGAGTGATGGACTTGTCTATTGACAATGCGATTTCGTTAAAAGAAGTACAGAAGTTGATCATTGATGAATTTGATGAAATGCTGAATTTAGGATTCAGACCACAATTGACGCACATTTTTGAGATGATGAAGGAAAAAAGACAAAATATCTTGTTCTCTGCTACCATGACCGAAGCGGTTGATGAAATGCTGGATGAGTATTTTGCAAGTCCTGTTGAAATTTCATTGGCAAAATCGGGAACTCCGCTTGAAAAAATAGAACAGACAGCTTATAAAGTTGAAAACTTCAATACCAAGATTAATTTGCTGGAAAATTTATTGAAAAACCAAGACGATATGTCTAAGGTTTTGATTTTCAATAATAATAAAAAACATGCAGATTTATTATTCACTAAAATTGATGAGCTTTTCCCTGGGCAGTTTGATGTGATTCACTCTAATAAATCTCAGAATTACAGGTTGAAGGCGATGAAACGTTTTGAGAATGAAGAAATCAGGGGTTTGATTACTACGGATGTCATGGCGAGAGGTTTGGATATTTCTGATATTACTCATGTTATCAACTTTGAAACTCCCGATATTCCGGAACAATATATTCACAGAATCGGTAGAACGGGTAGAGCGGATAAAGACGGTAAAGCAATCACTTTCGTGACGAAAAAAGAAGAACCGTTGATTCTTGACATCGAATTGTTGATGGATAAAGATTTAAAATTCATCGGTTTCCCTGAAGAAGTGAAGATCAATCCTAAGAAAATTGCTTCAGAAGAAGATCAGGTTGTCATGAAAAACCCTGCACAAGTCAAATTAAATGATGGTGGAGGTGCTTTCCACGAAAAGAAGGCGAAAAACACCAAAGAAAACTGGGGTGGACCTTCAAAAAGAAAGGCACCAAAGAAGTTTGGAGCCAACAGAGCACAACAGAAAGCAATCTCTAAGTCTAAGAGAAAGAAATAA
- a CDS encoding GDSL-type esterase/lipase family protein translates to MKKMLSAFLLLTFALFFSQEKKPMFWQDIQNFKKSDQENPPPQDAILLIGSSSFTKWTDVATYFPAKTIINRGFGGSRLTDLNYYANDLLNYRPKQIIIYCGENDFADDDKLKADVVVGRFKTFYKKIRQKFPKIEVDYISIKYSPSREKLWPQMKEANKKIAKFMKKQKNSEFIDITGVMNDANGNIRNELFVEDRLHMTPEGYKLWTSVMNSYMK, encoded by the coding sequence ATGAAGAAGATGTTATCAGCGTTCTTACTGCTGACTTTTGCCCTTTTCTTTTCTCAGGAAAAAAAGCCGATGTTCTGGCAAGACATTCAAAATTTTAAAAAATCAGATCAGGAAAATCCCCCACCTCAGGATGCTATACTTTTGATAGGAAGTTCATCTTTCACAAAATGGACGGACGTAGCCACTTATTTTCCGGCCAAAACAATCATCAACAGAGGTTTCGGAGGTTCCAGACTTACAGATTTAAATTATTACGCTAATGATCTTTTAAATTATCGACCCAAACAGATTATTATTTATTGCGGTGAAAACGATTTTGCAGATGATGACAAGCTAAAAGCTGATGTTGTCGTTGGAAGATTCAAAACATTCTACAAAAAAATCCGTCAGAAATTCCCGAAAATAGAAGTCGATTATATTTCCATAAAATATTCGCCGAGCAGAGAAAAACTATGGCCACAAATGAAGGAAGCCAATAAAAAGATTGCTAAATTCATGAAAAAACAAAAAAACTCAGAATTTATAGATATTACAGGCGTTATGAATGATGCAAATGGCAATATCCGAAATGAACTTTTTGTAGAAGACAGGTTGCATATGACCCCTGAAGGTTATAAACTTTGGACTTCTGTAATGAATTCTTATATGAAATAA
- a CDS encoding lipocalin family protein translates to MKKQLLLFAFSALALTSCEDDNMQAYELDTLKGDWKTSKTEIVSGKDNKTVLLTTPVTGCSTKDITSFSIDYSISYTYYGGTGADCKINGKNEGKYTYDTETKLLNIKYNNDNDRPYKVEILSSSELKVLELFNAYDYNGDGVNDLVYTSYKR, encoded by the coding sequence ATGAAAAAACAGCTACTTTTATTTGCCTTTTCAGCTTTGGCGCTTACTTCTTGTGAAGACGATAATATGCAAGCATATGAATTAGATACTCTAAAAGGAGATTGGAAGACAAGTAAAACGGAAATTGTATCGGGAAAAGATAATAAAACTGTTCTTTTAACTACCCCTGTAACCGGATGCAGTACAAAAGACATTACTTCTTTCAGTATTGATTATTCTATTTCATATACCTATTACGGAGGCACAGGTGCAGACTGTAAAATCAATGGTAAAAATGAAGGTAAATATACTTATGATACCGAAACTAAACTTCTTAACATCAAGTATAATAATGATAATGACCGACCATATAAAGTAGAGATTTTATCTAGCTCTGAACTTAAGGTTTTAGAATTATTCAATGCTTATGATTATAACGGAGACGGAGTAAACGATCTCGTTTACACATCATACAAAAGATAA
- a CDS encoding iron-containing alcohol dehydrogenase has product MLNFEFKNPTKILFGKGEIAKISNEIPKDAKILMIYGGGSIKNNGIYDQVKEALKDHDVYEFGGIPANPEYEVLMNALQSIKDRGITFLLAVGGGSVIDGTKFLSAAANYNGEPWDILKKSVRTFEGEGMPFGSILTLPATGSEMNSGYVISRRETNEKLSSGGPGLFPQFSVLDPEVVRSIPKNQIVNGLTDAYTHVLEQYMTAPSSADLQERIAESILISLQETAPKVLADEFNYEAAGNFMWCCTMALNGLIQKGVITDWAVHAMGHELTAYFGIDHARTLAIIAPSHYRYNFETKKGKLAQYAERVWGIKEGSVEEKAELGIKKLEEFFHSLDIQTKLSEYTEDYKGTAEKVEKAFTDRNWVGLGEYKKLTPQDAYKIVEMSY; this is encoded by the coding sequence ATGCTTAATTTCGAGTTTAAAAACCCAACAAAAATACTTTTCGGAAAAGGAGAAATTGCTAAGATTTCAAACGAAATTCCTAAAGATGCAAAAATATTAATGATCTACGGAGGCGGGAGCATCAAAAACAACGGTATTTACGATCAGGTGAAAGAAGCTTTAAAAGATCATGATGTCTATGAATTCGGAGGCATTCCTGCTAATCCTGAGTATGAGGTTTTAATGAATGCCCTACAATCTATTAAAGACAGAGGCATCACTTTCCTATTGGCAGTGGGAGGCGGTTCTGTAATTGACGGAACAAAATTTCTTTCTGCTGCGGCCAACTACAATGGTGAACCTTGGGATATCCTTAAAAAATCGGTAAGAACTTTTGAAGGGGAAGGAATGCCTTTCGGAAGTATTTTAACCTTACCGGCAACCGGTTCCGAAATGAATTCAGGATATGTGATTTCAAGAAGAGAAACCAATGAAAAACTCTCTTCCGGAGGTCCCGGACTTTTTCCACAATTTTCAGTTTTAGATCCTGAAGTGGTAAGGTCTATTCCTAAAAATCAAATCGTGAACGGATTAACGGATGCTTATACTCATGTGCTGGAACAGTATATGACCGCTCCGTCTTCAGCAGATTTACAGGAAAGAATTGCTGAAAGTATATTGATCAGCTTACAGGAAACTGCTCCGAAAGTGTTAGCCGATGAATTTAATTATGAAGCAGCCGGAAACTTTATGTGGTGCTGTACAATGGCTCTTAACGGATTGATCCAGAAAGGCGTGATTACAGACTGGGCAGTTCATGCGATGGGGCACGAATTAACGGCCTATTTCGGAATTGACCACGCAAGAACGCTTGCCATCATTGCTCCTTCGCATTACCGTTACAATTTTGAAACTAAAAAAGGTAAACTGGCTCAATATGCGGAAAGAGTCTGGGGAATCAAGGAAGGTTCTGTAGAAGAAAAAGCAGAACTCGGAATTAAAAAACTGGAAGAATTCTTCCATAGTTTAGATATTCAGACTAAACTTTCAGAATATACTGAAGATTATAAGGGAACTGCTGAAAAAGTAGAAAAAGCTTTCACAGACAGAAACTGGGTAGGTTTAGGAGAATATAAAAAACTGACTCCGCAGGATGCTTACAAAATTGTAGAAATGAGTTACTAA
- a CDS encoding DUF3667 domain-containing protein: MESNCLNCSQPITTNFCGNCGQKKYKRIDRKYIWDEVQYTFIHTNKGFLYSVKNILKNPGKTAREFIDGNRVNHYKPILLAFVLSGISAFISYKILGMADVVVKNFQSEKYAAAANSQFMHDYMSLITSYNSFIMLLSIPFFSFFTYLSFKKWGHNYYEHIVINSYVLSFYTLSLIILFYPILFFLKGQPATFYNVSMVSLLLTPLLLVFFFKEFYNNKPLKAVILRVLALIGLIIIGAILLFIAVVILGVIIAMLKGPEALEYLAPQKH; encoded by the coding sequence ATGGAATCAAACTGTCTCAACTGCAGTCAACCCATTACAACCAATTTTTGCGGGAATTGCGGGCAAAAAAAATATAAAAGAATCGATAGAAAGTATATCTGGGATGAAGTGCAATACACTTTCATTCATACGAATAAAGGTTTTTTATACTCCGTAAAAAATATCCTTAAAAACCCGGGAAAAACAGCCCGTGAATTTATTGACGGAAATAGAGTCAATCATTATAAACCGATTTTATTAGCATTCGTCTTAAGTGGTATTTCCGCATTTATTTCCTATAAAATATTGGGAATGGCAGATGTTGTTGTGAAAAATTTCCAAAGTGAAAAATATGCTGCTGCGGCTAATTCTCAATTCATGCATGATTATATGTCGCTTATAACATCATATAATTCTTTTATCATGCTGTTATCTATTCCGTTTTTTTCTTTTTTCACTTATTTATCTTTCAAAAAATGGGGACACAATTACTACGAGCATATCGTCATCAATTCTTATGTTCTTTCGTTTTATACTCTGTCGCTTATCATATTATTTTATCCCATACTCTTCTTTTTAAAAGGTCAACCGGCAACATTTTACAATGTCAGTATGGTTTCTTTGCTTTTAACACCATTATTACTGGTATTTTTTTTCAAAGAGTTTTATAACAACAAACCTTTAAAAGCTGTTATTTTACGGGTTTTAGCTTTGATCGGTTTAATAATAATTGGGGCAATTCTTCTTTTTATAGCTGTGGTTATTTTAGGGGTTATTATAGCTATGCTGAAAGGTCCCGAAGCTCTTGAATATCTCGCTCCCCAAAAACATTAA